The genomic interval AATAACGCGCCGACTGCAAATGCAGCTGTTAATACGGCTGTGATACCGTCAACAGCTTCAGCTACGGCAATTGATTCCTTAACGGCATCAGATACCGACGGGACGATCGCTTCTTATACAGTTGTAACATTACCGTCACACGGAACTTTAGCGCTGAACGGAACGGCTGTAACGGCAGGACAAGTTCTTACGCCTGTCCAAACGGGACAGCTTACTTACGCTCCAAGCGGAACATTTACGGGTGATGATAATTTCACTTTCACGGCTACCGATAATAGCGGAGCTTCGGATGCAACGCCAGCGACGGTAACGATTCCTGTTGGCAATAACGCGCCGACTGCAAATGCAGCTGTTAATACGGCTGTGATACCATCAACAGCTTCAGCTACGGCAATTGATTCCTTAACGGCATCAGATACCGACGGGACGATCGCTTCTTATACAGTTGTAACATTACCGTCACACGGAACTTTAGGGCTGAACGGAACGGCTGTAACGGCAGGACAGGTGCTTACGCCTGCACAGGCTGGACAGCTTACTTACGCTCCAAGCGGAACATTTACGGGTGATGATAATTTCACTTTCACGGCTACCGATAATAGCGGAGCTTCGGATGCAACGCCTGCGACGGTAACGATTCCTGTTGGCAATAACGCGCCGACTGCAAATGCAGCTGTTAATACGGCTGTGATACCGTCAACAGCTTCAGCTACGGCAATTGATTCCTTAACGGCATCAGATACAGACGGAACAATTGCTTCTTACACAGTTGTTACATTACCGTCACACGGAACTTTAGCGCTGAACGGAACGGCTGTAACGGCAGGACAAGTTCTTACGCCTGCCCAGGCTGGACAGCTTACTTACGCTCCAAGCGGAACATTTACGGGTGATGATAATTTCACTTTTACTGCAACTGACAACATCGGAGCGGTATCGGCATCAGTAGTGTTTACCATCACGGTTGGCAACAATGCTCCAATTGCAAACGATGATACAAATGCGGCAATTCCTTCTAGTGCAGGAGCAACGGCAATAAAAGCTCTGACTGCAAGTGATACAGACGGAACGATTGTTTCTTATACAATTGTAACATTACCGTTACACGGAACTTTAGCGCTGAACGGAACGGCTGTAACCGCAGGACAGGTTTTTGCGCCTGCACAGGCAGGACAGCTTACTTACGCTCCTAACGGTTCATTCTCAGGAAATGATAACTTTACTTTCACAGCTACCGATAACAGCGGTGCTGTAGATGCAATGCCTGCAACGATTACGATTCCTGTTGATAAGAGAACACTTATCGCGGTTAAGGATGAAATCGGTTCTGTAGTAGGTATCAATGAAATAGTTAAAGTAATTAATGTTTTAACTAATGATAAATTAGATAATAATCCTTTATCGATTAATGATGTTAATCTGAATGTCTTGACTCCAGATCCAAATAATGTATTAACGTTGAAGTCTGATGGAACAGTAGAGTTAGTTCCGAATGCTCCAGCGGGAACTTATACATTAACTTATGAAATCTGCGAAAAAGCGAATTCAGGAAACTGTACTTCAACTTCAGTCACAGTAACTGTTGTTGCTCCAACAATGACCATTACTGCAGAAAGTTACTGTTTGAATAATGCTCCGTATGTTTCATACAGCGTTAAAGCGGATAATTTTACTCCAACTGGTTTATTAACCATTAATTGGATTGACAGTGCAAACCGTATTGTAGCAACACAGACAGGAATGCCTTTAAGTGGTAATGTGTTGTGGCCAGGTGCGACAGTAGATGTAAACAATCTACCTACTGACTGGCCAGGATGGGTATTGACTAACGGACAATGGATAGAAGCTAATGATGGATTTGAATTAACAAGACCGGCAGTTACGATGCAGTTTACACTGAATCCTACTCAATCTGTTATTGTAAATTACCCTTCAGCTGTATCTGGATGTAATGCTAAACCTCAATTTGGAATCGAAGCAGGAAACGATAATAATGTTACTAATGCAGACGGAATTAACGGTTCATTAGAAGTTATCAATGTCTTAAATAATGACAAATTAAATGGTTTACCAGTTAACCCAGTTGATGTTATTTTGACAGGAGATAAATTCCCTCAAGGAATTACGTTAAATCAGGATGGAACAATTGATGTTGCTCCTGGAACAAAAGGCGGTGATTATACTTTGACGTACCAGATTTGCGAAAAAGCAAATCCAAACAACTGCAGTACGGCTACTGTACGCATTTTTGTAGAAACACCATCTGTATCTCTGATTATGAAAGTGACATTGAATGACGAAAATGGAAATGGCAATGTAGAAGCAGGAGAAACGTTAACTTACACTTTTACAGTTACCAATACTGGAAATATTGCTTTAAACAATTTGACAATTTCTGATCTTCTTCCTGGTATTGTAATTACAGGAGGACCAATATCATTAGGTGTCGGACAAAGCGATAGTCTAACATTTACAGGAACCTATACTTTGACTCAGGCAGACATTAATGCAGGATCTGTAACCAATCAGGCATCAGTTTCAGGAAATACACAAAGTGGTATAGTGGTAACAGATGTGTCAGATTCTGAAAATGTAAACGGTGATAATCCAACTGTGATTGAACTAATAAACGGTTGTAGTATAAAAATCTATAATGCTGTTTCTTTAAACGGAGATAAATTTAATGAAAGGTTCTACATACGAGGAATCGAATGCTATCCAGAAAACACAGTTCAGATTTATAACCGTTGGGGAATTCTGGTATTCGAAAGAGATCATTACAATAATAATGATGTAGTGTTTAAAGGATACTCTGAAGGAAGAACAACTGTTAAAGAATCAAACGGACTTCCTGAAGGAACATATTATTATATTTTAAGATATAAGGATAATGCTTCTAAGCCAAAACAGGAAGCAGGATATCTATACCTGACTAGATAATATTTCCATATTAATAAAAATGGCTTAGCCATAGGTTAAGCCATTATTTTAAAAATATATAAATGAAAAAATTAGCTTTATTATTATTGTTTTGTTCCGCTGCAGTTTTTGCACAGCAGGATGCGCAGTATACGCAATATATGCACAATACCATCAATATAAATCCTGCATATGCTGGTTCAAGAGGTGTTGTAAGTGTTTTTGGATTATACAGAACACAGTGGGTAGGACTGGATGGTGCGCCAGAAACAAGTACTTTATCAGTAAATACGCCTTTAAATAACAGTAGATTAGGATTGGGTTTTTCTTTGGTTAATGATAAAATTGGACCTACAAATGAAAATGATTTTTCAGTAGATCTGTCTTATTCGATTCAGACATCGGCAGAAGCCAAATTGTCATTTGGTATCAAAGGATCAGGTAATCTTTTTAATCTGGATCCGAACAAATTGAGAATGGAAAATGAAGGAGATCCGCAGTTTGCAAATTTTAGAAATAAGTTTACTCCAAACGTTGGAGCAGGGGTTTACTACCATTCAGACAAAGGATATGTCGGTTTGTCTGTTCCAAATTTCATTCAGACCAATCGTTACGATGATAATGATTATGCTATTTATAAAGAGCAGATTAATTATTATTTAATTGCAGGATATGTTTTTAACCTGGACCATTACGAAATGATCAAATTTAAACCAGCAGCGATGGTTAAGATGGTAGAAGGTTCACCTTTACAAGTAGATGTGTCAGGAAACTTTATGTTTAATGATAAGTTTGTTTTAGGAGTTTCGTACAGATGGAGTGCCGCTTTAAGTGCAATGGCTGGATTTCAGATTAACAAAAGTATGTACATCGGATATGCTTATGACCGTGAAACAACAAAGCTGAATAATTATAACTCAGGTTCTCACGAGATCTTCCTGCGTTTTGAGTTTATGAAAGGTTATAACCGAATTACATCACCAAGATTTTTCTAATTATGAAACTTAAGAGAATACTATACGCTGTTTTTCTGTCTTTTTTCTTTTTTAATGCAATGGCGCAAAAAGCACTGCTGGATCAAGCGGAAAAAGAATATAATAATTACGCTTACGCTGATGCGATTGCAATTTATGAAAAGCTAGCTTCAAAAGGTCTGGAAGATGAAAAGATGTTTCAGAGATTGGGTAATGCTTATTATTTTAATGCCGAACTGACTAAAGCTTCCGCTTGGTATGACAAACTTTTTAAATTAAATTCAAAACAAGATCCGGAATATTTATACCGATACGCACAATCTTTAAAATCAGCTGGAGATTATGTAAAAGCGGACAAAATACTTGAAGAATTTAATAGAAATAAAAACTCTGATAGTAGAGGAATTTTATTTGATCACAACAGAAATTATCTGGAACAGATTAAAATGAATTCTGGCCGTTTTGAAATTTCTCCTGCCAATGTAAATTCGGAGAATTCAGATTTTGGAAGCGCGTTTCTGAATAACAGTTTAGTGTTTAGTTCTGCAAGGGAAATTAAAAATAAAGAGGGAAAAACTTTTAAATGGAATAATAAAAATTTTACCAATTTATATATTGCTACAATTAAACCTAATGGTGATACGAATAATGCGGTACTATTAAACAAAGAAATTAATTCTAAGTTTAATGAATCTACTCCTGTATTTACAAAAGATGGCAAAACAATGTATTTCACCAGAAATAATTATCTGGATGGAAAACGTGGAAAAGATGATAAAAATATCACATTGCTAAAATTGTATAAAGCTATCTTGGTAGACGGAAATTGGTCTAATATTACTGAACTACCTTTCAATAGTGACCAATATAGCACGGCGCATCCAGCGTTGAGTTTAGACGAAAAGAAATTGTATTTTGCTTCTGATATGCCTGGGACACTTGGGCAGTCTGATTTATATAGTGTAACAATCAATAGTGACGGAACTTTCGGAAAACCTGAAAATCTCGGCGCGGGAATTAATACAGAAGGAAGAGAAACTTTTCCATTTATTTCAGTAGATAATGAATTATATTTTGCTACCGACGGCCGTCCTGGACTAGGTGGTCTTGATATAGTGGTTTCAAAAATTTTAGAAGACGGAACTTTTGATCAAGTTCAGAACATTGGAGAACCAGTAAATACCAAATACGATGATTTCGCTTTCATTATTGACAGTAAGACGCGTAAAGGATATTTTTCTTCAAATAAAAAAGGAGGAATCGGAAGTGATGATATTTATAAATTTACAGAAACTAAAAAATTGGTTTGCGAAAGAAACTTAATAGGAATTATTTCTGATAGTAAAGCTAATGAAGTTATTGAAGGAGCGAATGTAACTTTGCTTGACGAAAACAATCAAGTATTGCAAGTTTTAGAAACTGCAAAAGATGGTGCTTACAGCTTCAAAGTAAACTGCGATAAGAAATATTCAGTTAAGGTCGAAAGAAAGATGTATCCGGTTAAAGTAGCTTCGATTTCAGTTGCATCTGCAATTGATAACAGACTAGATTTTGTTTTGGAAAAAGAAAGAATTGTCGCTTTTGAAATTCCAATTCCAGCTATGAAAACCGTAAAAGTGGGAACTGATTTAGCTAAAACCCTTAATATATCTATGATTTATTTTGATTTAGGAAAATGGAATATTACAGATCAAGCAGCAGTAGAATTAGAGAAAATTTTGGCTGTGATGCAGGAATATCCTAAAATGAAAATTGATATCCGTTCGCATACAGACAGTCGTTCTTCGGCTAAATCTAATATGATTTTGTCAGATAAAAGAGCTAAATCTATTATGGCTTGGCTGACTTCAAAAGGTATTGCTGCAGATCGTTTGAAAGGAACTGGTTATGGAGAAAGCAGATTATTGAACAAATGTAAAGATGGAGTAAAATGTTCAGAAGAAGAGCATCTTAGAAACCGTCGAAGCGAATTCGTAATTTCATCAATGTAAGATTATAATTAATTGCATTAGAAATATTAGTAAGAAGTGCAGAAAGAAAAAGCAGGGATTAAGTCCCTGCTTTTTGATGGTTAAATATTTTATTTAACAATTTGAGTTTTATGAAAAACTTATATTGATTATTTCACTTCTCTAACAGCAGGAAGTTTGTAAGAGCCATTGAGCACTTCTTTTCCGGGTAAATAGACTCGCATTAAAAAATTCCACCCATCCTCGACATCCAGTCTGTTTTTTACATTAGAAGGACAATTTTCTTTAGATCCAAAAAATACAGTAAAGGTTTTATCTGGATTGTATTTTACATTATAGGCATTAATAATATTGTTATTGTCTTTCATGTATCCATCAGCTCCATAAACAGTAATAGACCAAAAGCCTTTGTTTTCTGGAACTTTATAAGTTGCTGTGTAGCATTTACTGCCTGAAAGATTACCGCCATTATAATTAATATATGTTGCGTCTTTATTCGGAAATAAACCCCATGCACCAGCTGCGGCATATTTTCTAGTTTTTTCGTTAACTTTTCCTCGTGGTCCCATCCAATCGTCAGGATAACGGTCATATTTTGCGAATTCGGTGTTGTAAACTTTACTTAACGAATCTCTTGATTTTTCATCCCAGCTATCTTCTGGAAGAGGATTTGAGCTACCAGCTTCAATTATAAATTTATCCTGAAGGCTATTAACTAATTTTACTTCAGCAGGATCTTCAGGATGGAATAACTGGATGCGAACTGCAATAAACATGTATTGAGTATCTGATGGAAGCTTATATTTTCCTGGTTTATAAATCACCTCTGGACAATAATGATCATTATCAAGTACAAGAATAGAAGCATATCTTTTGTCAGGCATCTGTGGAAATACAATTGAAGCGCCTTTGCTAACATCAATAACTGCACCTCCATATAAAACATCTTTATTCATACGCACGACGGTTTGTTTGTCTAGAGGCACCAGATCACGATACCATAAAAATTTATTTACGCCTCCTGCAGCTTTGGAGATTACTTCAAATTCACGATCAGTTTCTGCTCGAATGTAAGTTTCCTCAGTTACAATTTTTTTATTATTTACAGAAGCTGATTTTTCTTGTATAGAATCTTTTACAGTACTTGTATTGTTGCTTTCTTCTTTCTTTTTACAAGAATAAAGAACTAACATAGATAAGATGATGAGTATTCTAATTGTCGATTTCATTGCTTAAATTTTAAATTAATATTGTTTGAAAAATAAAAATTAATGATTAGAACCATTTTTTGTACGGCATATAAAAAACCGCGACAAAATCATTGGTAGGAATCTCAGTCATCACTAGAAAGGGGGGCTTGTCAAATTTCTATATTCATCTGAAAAATGCATATTTTTGGAAACGTACAAGTGTCTATAAATAACCAAAATTGCTTACTATAGTAGTTTTTAGCGTTTCTAAATTAAATATAAAGTTAATAAAGAGATTATATTTATTTTTTGTTTTGTTATGAAATTTACATCTTAAGTAGTTGATTAATAGTTCTGTGTAGATGTTTTTGTTTGACACAAAACTAGAAGTTAAATCTACTTTTTATCAGTTTTTAGCGGGTTAAAAGAATTTTTCTGCTTAACTTGTAGAATCCAAAATCGATTCCTATGACTTTTAAAAGACTTTTATTTCTGATTATTGTACTCATTTTTTGTTCTTGCAGCAATAAAAAAGAACAAGAGCTTACCCTTCGTGAAAACGCACTTTTAGAACGCGAAAAACAATTTGAAGATAAAGAAGCAGAATACGACAAACTGTTAAAAATGAAAGACAGTCTGTTGTCTATTTCTAAAGTAAAAGATACAGTTCCTAAAATTCAAGAATGGCCAGATAGCCTTAAAATTAAATGGAACAGTAAAATGATTTGCCGAGAATCTAATTGCAGTAATTATGTTATTGGCGACCAACGCAACGAGATTTGGGAATTTATATCCGACTCCACTGGAATGTATACCAATGTTGTCAGCAATAATCAAATTAAACGTGTTTTTACAGGACAATATTTAGAAAAAAAAATAGTACTTGATTCCGCAAAAGAAACTTCCTCAAAAAATAAGATAAAAGTTAGCGTAGTGCTGGATGATATTAAAAAAAATATCATCAAAGGCACCCAAACTATTACAGGACAAGATAACTGCACCGCAAAATTTTCAGTTGAACTTACTCCATCTAACAAAAAGTAATTTATGCAACTGAGTATACAACATATAACACTTCCGATTGAAGATCCGCTTTTGAAGTTTCTTATCGAAATTATCATTATTTTATGCATTCCGCTTTTGTTAAATAAGATTAAAGTGCCGCATTTACTCGGGCTTATTATTGCAGGAGCTATTATTGGTCCAAATGGTTTTGGAGTACTTTCAAGAGATAGTAGTGTAGTGGTTACAGGAACTACAGGGCTTTTGTATATTATGTTCTTAGCCGGTCTGGAAATCGATATGGCAGATTTTAAAAAGAACAAATGGAAGAGTATCATTTTTTCGATTTTTACATTTGCCGTCCCATTTACTTTAGGACTTTTTGGCGGATATTATTTGCTTCATTTTTCACTGCTTACATCAATTCTTTTTGCGAGTTTGTTTTCATCACATACTTTAATCGTTTATCCAATGGTAAGCGGTTTAGGAATTGCTAAAAACCTTTCGGTAAATATTACGGTAGGCGGAACGATGATTACAGATGTTCTTTCGCTCTTAGTTTTGGCTGCTATTGTTGGTATGTCACAAGGTGAAGTAGGAACAGCTTTTTGGGTAAAATTATCGGTTTCAATGATCATTTTTACACTAATTGTTCTGCTTATTTTTCCGATTATAGCACGCTGGTTTTTTAAAAATGTAGAAGATAAAATCTCCCAATATCTTTTTGTAATTGTAATGATTTATCTAGCAGCACTTCTTGCTGAACTGGCTGGAATTGAGTCTATCATTGGTGCTTTTTTTGCAGGATTGGCTTTAAATAAATTAATTCCGCATACTTCATCATTAATGAACAGAGTTGAGTTTGTCGGAAATGCCATTTTTATTCCTTTCTTTTTGATAAGTGTTGGAATGCTGATCGATTTTAATGCCTTTATACAAAGTTGGGAAACTTTATGGGTTGCATCAATTATGCTTGTTGCATCAATTGGCGGAAAATATGTTGCCGCCATGCTGACCAAGAAAACGTTTAAACTTACCAACGATGAAGGACAGCTAATTTTTGGAATGAGTTCTGCATCAGCGGCAGCAACTTTGGCTTCTGTTATGGTTGGATATAATATAATTATTGGTGAAAACGATGCAGGAGAACCAATCAGACTTTTAAACGATCACGTACTTAATGGCAGTATTCTTCTTATTCTTGTGTCTTGTACCGTGTCATCGTTTGTTTCTATGGCAAGCGCACAGCGTATCGCACAGGCAGAAAAAGATAATACTGTATCGGGTAATAGTAAAGAAAAAGAAAATATACTTCTTGCGGTTAACCATGAAGCCACTGTAGAAAAAATGGTAAATCTTGGATTAATGGTTAAATCAGCCACAAATAAACAGCTTTATGCCGTAAATGTGATTAACGAAGACGCCAACGAATCTTCTGAAAAAAATGCGGAAAGAATATTAGAAAATGCCATTAAAGCAGCTTCGGCGGCAGATATAGAATTGCATCCGATTACACGCCATGATAATGATACGGCAGGCGGAATAAGTAATGTTATAAAAGAAAAAGACATTACTGATCTTATAGTAGGATTGGAAGGAGGAAAAGGCTTTTCTGCTTCGTTTGTATATAATTTGTACAATGGATATTTGCGAAATAAAAGCATAAATTTAATGGTCTATCACGCTGTTCAGCCAGCAGGGACTATTAAAAGATATCTAGTTTTTATTCCAGCTGAAGCTGAAATGGATGCAGGATTTTTTCACTCTATGTTAAGAATATGGAATATTGGTCGTAATTCGGGCGCTAAAATGAGTTTTTACGGAAAAGATAAAACGCTGAACATTTTAAAAAGAATAGCTAAAAAAGCTTCTATTGAAGCAACATTTGATGTTTTCTTAAATTGGGAAGATGCAGAAAAAACTGCGCTTGATATTGAAGAAAATGAAGGATTGATTATTATGATGGGAGATAGAGGAATGCATTCGTATTTTTCTCGAATGAGGGATATTCCAGATTTGTTAAACGAGAGATTCAATGATAATAACTATATGCTTATTTACCCTTTTTCTAAAACTCCTGCAAATAATACAGAAAAGAGATCTGTCAGTAGTCACGATGATTTTGCCGAAATAGGAAAAGCGATTAGAAGTATATTTAAATAATATTGCTTATTCTGATAAATGTAATATACTTATCAAAACTTAAAAAATAGTATAAAAGAAAAAACCTGCTAATCTTTCGATTGCAGGTTTTTTGTGGGGAGAGCAGGATTCGAACCTGCGAAGTTCACACAGCAGATTTACAGTCTGCCCTCGTTGGCCGCTTGAGTATCTCCCCGATCTCAGCTTGTTGTGCTTTGTTGTTCTAAGCGGTGGCAAAGATAGGAACTCTTTCTACATTTCCAAACAAAAAAAGCACTTAATTTTAAGTTATTTTAAAGTTATTTTTTAATTAGTTGGAATTGAATAAAATAAAAAACGCCATTCTTTAATTTTTTTTTAATTTATTTATGAATGTAAGATTGTTCTTTCAGTTGTTTTTTCTATTTTTTCAATTAAGCATAATTTTTTTAGGCCGTTAAGCTTTGTTTTTATTGATGTATTAGAATAAAAAGCGAAATAATTTAAGCTCTTACAATTTTTCCTTTATGAACGTTAGTATTATTTATAAAACAAAAAAATCTCCACAAGGGAGATTTTTTTATTCTGAATACTTAGTATTATTTAGCTGCTAAAAGTGCTAATATTTTTGCTTTCAATTCAGGACCTCTTAAATCTTGAGCAACTACTTTTCCGTTGGCATCAAGGATAAAAGTTGCAGGAATTGCTTCAACATTATATTGTTTAGCTATTGGTTCTGCCCAATGTTTTAAGTTTGAAACATGAGTCCAAGTTAATCCATCTTTTGCTATTGCTTGTTTCCAAGCATCAGCATCTTTATCTAAAGAAACTCCAATGATATTTAAACCTTTTGAGTGTAACTCTTTATATAATGCCACAACATTAGGATTTTCTTGTCTGCATGGTCCGCACCAAGAAGCCCAAAAATCAACAATAGTTACTTTTCCTAAACTTTCTTTTAGAGAAACTATTTTTCCTTCTGGATTAGGAGCCGAAAAATCTGCTCTTCAGTTAGGGCTGCCTACTGCTGGAGCTGTAGCACCAACTGATGGCATTTTTGCTTGACCTAATCTAGTTTTGATTTCTTTACCTGGAGCAGTATTTTTTACAGACTCATCTAAAGAATTGTAAAGAGCTTCTAATTTTTTTGTATCTGCTGCTGGATCATTAAACATACTTTGAACAATCAAAACTGTAATGAATGATTTTGGGTGAGTTTCAGCATACTTTAAATATTTAGTTTTGCTTGATTCTTGAACCTCTTTTTGAATTGTCATGTATTGTTTCATCAAACTGTTGATAGTTGCTGTATCTTGAGCTTGTTGAGCTTGTTGCATTTTTTGATTATTCTTTTTCTGAAAATCAATTAGGTTTTTTTGAGTTTTTGTCATGTCTTCTGTAAAGGCAACATACTCATCGTTATTGTAAGTTCCAGAAACTTTAGATTTGTGGATACTATCTTTGTCAATATTAACTTTAATTTCTCCAGTTTCAAGAATTAATGGAATTGGTCCGTTAGCGCCTTGTAAAATTAAAGTATGGAAAGCTGGTTCAGTTACTTTTCCTTTTATTTCAAATTTTCCGTTTTCAACTTTTACTGTATCTAAAGAAATTGGCATTCTTGTAGCTGGATCAGCACCTTGTAAGATGATTGTTTTTCCATTTTCAATTCCTGTAGCAGTACCTGTAATAAGGTATTCTCCATCTTTAACTTTGCTGCAAGAAATGATAGCTGCAGAAGCTGTAAGTACAAAAAGTATTTTTTTCATTATAAAAAATTAATTAGTTAATTGATTTGTGCAACAAAAGTATCTAAAAATATAAAACATACAGAATTTTGTAACCTAAAATTTTGTTATAGTTTTTTTGGGTTTAAAATGCATGAAATCAGCATGTTTGTTCGTGTTAAATGAATTATAACTAGCATTAATAAACTTATTTGAAATCATTATATTCAAAATTTTAATTTTTAGATATAAAAAAAGCACTCAATTAATTGAGTGCTTTTTTGTAAATATAGTGTTTTAAAAACTATTCTTGGTTTGTTTTCTTTCTCCAAGTAAAAGAATTTAAAATATGTCTTTTTGCAAATCTTGCAGGTGAATCAGCATTTACCATTTTCACGTAAGTTGCTTTTGGAACACTGATGTATTCGTAAACACTTCCGTTAGAAAAATCAATGATTAAACGTCCTTCAACAAATTTAAAATCTGTAATAGTACAAGTTGAAATTGTTTCAGTGTACTCTGGTAAGTTAAGTTTAATAGTATCAGGATGAATACTTACTAAGAAATGGTAAGCTTCGATGATTGTTTTACTTTTTTCTTCTGCAGCTTTAAGACCAGCGTCATCTCCAACGAATTTATCTGGATGAGATTCTTTCATCGCATTACGATAAATTGTTTTTAAATCTTTTAACTCTGCAGTTTTCTCTACGTTTAGTAACTTGCGGTATTCAACTATTTTTTTCATAAATAAAAGGTAACTACTTGTCTATTAGTTTGAAATCGATATTAATTAGTTCAAATCGACAAATTTTTTGCAAAGGTACACTTTTTTTTAACTTTTTAGTTTTGATGGAAAAAATATTGAGAAAAGTTAACCATAAGTTTTTTTTACCGCAAAGCACGCAAAGATTTACGCAAAGGACGCTAAGATTTTTTTTTTTGAGTAATGTTTATAAGCATTAAGTTCGCAAAGCTATGTCTATACAAAGCTTTGCGAACTTAAATATTCTCAATTTAGAACACTCTACAAAAATAACCTTAGCGTTCTTTGCGTTAAAAAATTAACCGCTCCAACAATAACTTGAAACTTTAAACCTGAAACAAAAAAAAACTACTCCGGCTTATGATTCGCCTTATCAAAGTTTCTTGATTTTTTAGGGTATTTATCGTAGCTCATGTCGCTTGGGTTTTCAATAACAGACTTTATTGTAATCCAATCGCCGACATTAAATTTCGTTTGAACCATTTTATAATCTAAAAGATATTCGCCACAGAAATAATTGTTGTTTTCATCTTTTTCTATAATGCCAGTATAAACTCCTTTTTGCGGCATTTTTTCTTGTGTATCTTTAGACATGATTTTATGTTTTTAAATTAAGAAGCAAAGGTAAGCAATTATGGATTGTTTTATGGAGTTCTCTTCAAACTGAGTATATTTGCAAAATGCAGAAAAACTTTAAACCACATCCTAATTCTTTTAAAAATACCTTTTGTGCTTTTCATGAAGTACTTCCAGAAGCAATTGTCGGTTTGAAGAAACAATT from Flavobacterium sp. YJ01 carries:
- a CDS encoding type IX secretion system membrane protein PorP/SprF — translated: MKKLALLLLFCSAAVFAQQDAQYTQYMHNTININPAYAGSRGVVSVFGLYRTQWVGLDGAPETSTLSVNTPLNNSRLGLGFSLVNDKIGPTNENDFSVDLSYSIQTSAEAKLSFGIKGSGNLFNLDPNKLRMENEGDPQFANFRNKFTPNVGAGVYYHSDKGYVGLSVPNFIQTNRYDDNDYAIYKEQINYYLIAGYVFNLDHYEMIKFKPAAMVKMVEGSPLQVDVSGNFMFNDKFVLGVSYRWSAALSAMAGFQINKSMYIGYAYDRETTKLNNYNSGSHEIFLRFEFMKGYNRITSPRFF
- a CDS encoding OmpA family protein — protein: MKLKRILYAVFLSFFFFNAMAQKALLDQAEKEYNNYAYADAIAIYEKLASKGLEDEKMFQRLGNAYYFNAELTKASAWYDKLFKLNSKQDPEYLYRYAQSLKSAGDYVKADKILEEFNRNKNSDSRGILFDHNRNYLEQIKMNSGRFEISPANVNSENSDFGSAFLNNSLVFSSAREIKNKEGKTFKWNNKNFTNLYIATIKPNGDTNNAVLLNKEINSKFNESTPVFTKDGKTMYFTRNNYLDGKRGKDDKNITLLKLYKAILVDGNWSNITELPFNSDQYSTAHPALSLDEKKLYFASDMPGTLGQSDLYSVTINSDGTFGKPENLGAGINTEGRETFPFISVDNELYFATDGRPGLGGLDIVVSKILEDGTFDQVQNIGEPVNTKYDDFAFIIDSKTRKGYFSSNKKGGIGSDDIYKFTETKKLVCERNLIGIISDSKANEVIEGANVTLLDENNQVLQVLETAKDGAYSFKVNCDKKYSVKVERKMYPVKVASISVASAIDNRLDFVLEKERIVAFEIPIPAMKTVKVGTDLAKTLNISMIYFDLGKWNITDQAAVELEKILAVMQEYPKMKIDIRSHTDSRSSAKSNMILSDKRAKSIMAWLTSKGIAADRLKGTGYGESRLLNKCKDGVKCSEEEHLRNRRSEFVISSM
- a CDS encoding DUF1254 domain-containing protein; this translates as MKSTIRILIILSMLVLYSCKKKEESNNTSTVKDSIQEKSASVNNKKIVTEETYIRAETDREFEVISKAAGGVNKFLWYRDLVPLDKQTVVRMNKDVLYGGAVIDVSKGASIVFPQMPDKRYASILVLDNDHYCPEVIYKPGKYKLPSDTQYMFIAVRIQLFHPEDPAEVKLVNSLQDKFIIEAGSSNPLPEDSWDEKSRDSLSKVYNTEFAKYDRYPDDWMGPRGKVNEKTRKYAAAGAWGLFPNKDATYINYNGGNLSGSKCYTATYKVPENKGFWSITVYGADGYMKDNNNIINAYNVKYNPDKTFTVFFGSKENCPSNVKNRLDVEDGWNFLMRVYLPGKEVLNGSYKLPAVREVK
- a CDS encoding cation:proton antiporter, which produces MQLSIQHITLPIEDPLLKFLIEIIIILCIPLLLNKIKVPHLLGLIIAGAIIGPNGFGVLSRDSSVVVTGTTGLLYIMFLAGLEIDMADFKKNKWKSIIFSIFTFAVPFTLGLFGGYYLLHFSLLTSILFASLFSSHTLIVYPMVSGLGIAKNLSVNITVGGTMITDVLSLLVLAAIVGMSQGEVGTAFWVKLSVSMIIFTLIVLLIFPIIARWFFKNVEDKISQYLFVIVMIYLAALLAELAGIESIIGAFFAGLALNKLIPHTSSLMNRVEFVGNAIFIPFFLISVGMLIDFNAFIQSWETLWVASIMLVASIGGKYVAAMLTKKTFKLTNDEGQLIFGMSSASAAATLASVMVGYNIIIGENDAGEPIRLLNDHVLNGSILLILVSCTVSSFVSMASAQRIAQAEKDNTVSGNSKEKENILLAVNHEATVEKMVNLGLMVKSATNKQLYAVNVINEDANESSEKNAERILENAIKAASAADIELHPITRHDNDTAGGISNVIKEKDITDLIVGLEGGKGFSASFVYNLYNGYLRNKSINLMVYHAVQPAGTIKRYLVFIPAEAEMDAGFFHSMLRIWNIGRNSGAKMSFYGKDKTLNILKRIAKKASIEATFDVFLNWEDAEKTALDIEENEGLIIMMGDRGMHSYFSRMRDIPDLLNERFNDNNYMLIYPFSKTPANNTEKRSVSSHDDFAEIGKAIRSIFK
- a CDS encoding TlpA disulfide reductase family protein yields the protein MVSLKESLGKVTIVDFWASWCGPCRQENPNVVALYKELHSKGLNIIGVSLDKDADAWKQAIAKDGLTWTHVSNLKHWAEPIAKQYNVEAIPATFILDANGKVVAQDLRGPELKAKILALLAAK
- a CDS encoding DUF4369 domain-containing protein, which codes for MKKILFVLTASAAIISCSKVKDGEYLITGTATGIENGKTIILQGADPATRMPISLDTVKVENGKFEIKGKVTEPAFHTLILQGANGPIPLILETGEIKVNIDKDSIHKSKVSGTYNNDEYVAFTEDMTKTQKNLIDFQKKNNQKMQQAQQAQDTATINSLMKQYMTIQKEVQESSKTKYLKYAETHPKSFITVLIVQSMFNDPAADTKKLEALYNSLDESVKNTAPGKEIKTRLGQAKMPSVGATAPAVGSPN